A DNA window from Leishmania panamensis strain MHOM/PA/94/PSC-1 chromosome 27 sequence contains the following coding sequences:
- a CDS encoding hypothetical protein (TriTrypDB/GeneDB-style sysID: LpmP.27.1250): MSKYVAPTGKVAPATPAADSGAADITKVKICSGHTRPVCHINYSEIIDGTFWFVTSCHDAKPMLRNGQTGDWVGTFEGHKGAVFCSAFNAGATRLVTGSGDYSAMVWDALTGKKLHVWSHPKYIKSCDWMDQRIATGCFDGNIRIYDATRYDADPLSFGSPDAINVKSTYFLDTNTMVTACENVIMKWDLRDTSGPYLRREIPGLNFVEYTHRHSIVAAHEKSISFIDTTSLEVKSSFTTAEDVECASLSPDGQRVAAGSKLKAKEFTLDGAEVESNRGHHGPVFHIRWASDGNSYASGAEDGMVRVWPSHEIIEKYDTEA, from the coding sequence ATGAGCAAGTACGTGGCCCCCACTGGCAAGGTAGCGCCAGCCACCCCTGCTGCggacagcggtgctgctgataTTACGAAGGTGAAGATTTGCTCTGGGCACACGCGCCCGGTATGCCACATTAACTACAGTGAGATAATCGATGGCACCTTCTGGTTTGTGACGTCGTGCCACGACGCAAAGCCGATGCTTCGCAATGGTCAGACCGGTGATTGGGTAGGAACGTTTGAGGGGCACAAGGGTGCCGTGTTCTGCTCCGCCTTCAACGCTGGTGCGACGCGGCTGGTTACAGGTAGCGGTGACTACTCTGCGATGGTCTGGGACGCCTTGACTGGCAAGAAGCTTCACGTGTGGAGCCACCCAAAGTACATCAAGTCGTGCGACTGGATGGACCAGCGGATCGCTACAGGCTGCTTCGATGGTAACATCCGAATCTACGACGCTACGCGGTATGACGCTGACCCACTGTCGTTTGGCAGCCCTGATGCCATTAACGTCAAGTCGACGTATTTTTTGGACACAAACACCATGGTGACAGCGTGTGAAAATGTTATAATGAAGTGGGATCTCCGTGACACATCCGGACCCTACCTGCGCCGTGAGATTCCTGGTCTCAACTTTGTCGAGTACACGCACCGCCACTCTATTGTCGCCGCTCATGAGAAGAGCATCAGTTTCATCGACACCACGTCCTTGGAGGTGAAGAGCAGTTTTACCACCGCAGAGGATGTCGAGTGCGCGTCTCTTTCCCCAGACGGCCAGCGCGTCGCAGCCGGATCGAAGCTGAAAGCGAAGGAGTTCACGCTGGATGGAGCGGAGGTGGAGTCCAACCGTGGTCACCACGGACCCGTGTTCCACATTCGCTGGGCCTCAGATGGGAACTCCTACGCCTCCGGCGCCGAGGACGGCatggtgcgcgtgtggccCTCACACGAGATCATTGAGAAATACGACACGGAGGCCTAG
- a CDS encoding T-complex protein 1, beta subunit, putative (TriTrypDB/GeneDB-style sysID: LpmP.27.1260), whose amino-acid sequence MFFANQASQVLRQGASEEKGERARLMNIMGAVSVADIVKTTLGPKGMDKILQGMDRTQSVRVTNDGATILKSLFMDNPAAKILIDMSKTQDDEVGDGTTSVTVFAGELLRNAEKLLDQSIHPQTIIEGYRMAADAAQKALAESAEDHSADENLFYEDLIRIAKTTLSSKIITVESDHFAKLCVDAVLRLKGSGNLEMINIMKKLGGTLRDSYLEPGFLLDKKIGIGQPRCLENAKILVANTPMDTDKIKIFGAKVNVDSVSQLAEVEASEKAKMKSKCMKIINHNINCFINRQLIYNYPEEIFAQHGIMAIEHADFDGIERLAKALGADVVSTFEDTTNVQYGFAEKIDEVMIGESTVIRFSGLPKGEACTIVLRGASRHILDEAERSIHDAVCVISEMVKETRTVLGAGCSEFLMANAVEEKAKAIAGKKQLAMIAFAAALRTLPAIIADNAGLDSNDLVTRLQTEHHQGHKSHGIDVICGDIADVKTLGITESYKVKSSVLAYASEAAEMILRVDNVLRAVPRERTQ is encoded by the coding sequence ATGTTCTTCGCTAACCAAGCTTCtcaggtgctgcgccagggCGCCTcggaggagaaaggcgaaCGTGCACGCCTCATGAATATAATGGGCGCCGTTTCAGTGGCTGACATTGTGAAGACAACTTTGGGCCCGAAGGGTATGGACAAAATTCTCCAAGGAATGGATCGAACCCAGTCTGTGCGCGTCACTAATGATGGCGCGACAATCCTCAAGTCTCTCTTCATGGATAACCCGGCTGCCAAGATTCTGATCGATATGAGCAAGACACAGGATGATGAGGTGGGTGACGGTACCACTAGCGTCACGGTATTTGCTGGAGAGCTTTTGCGCAACGCTGAAAAGCTGCTGGATCAGTCCATTCATCCTCAGACCATAATCGAAGGTTACCGCatggctgctgatgccgcgcAGAAGGCTTTGGCGGAATCCGCTGAGGATCACAGTGCGGACGAGAATCTCTTTTACGAAGATCTCATTCGCATTGCCAAGACTACCCTCAGTTCCAAGATCATTACTGTGGAGTCGGATCATTTCGCAAAGCTCTGTGTTGACGCGGTTCTTCGCCTGAAGGGAAGTGGCAACCTTGAGATGATCAACATCATGAAGAAGCTTGGCGGCACGCTTCGTGATAGCTATCTCGAACCCGGGTTCCTGCTGGACAAGAAGATCGGCATTGGGCAGCCACGCTGCCTGGAGAACGCCAAGATTCTCGTAGCGAACACTCCCATGGACACCGACAAGATCAAAATTTTTGGAGCGAAGGTTAACGTTGATAGTGTTTCTCAGctcgccgaggtggaggcaTCCGAGAAGGCCAAAATGAAGTCCAAGTGTATGAAGATCATTAACCACAATATCAACTGCTTCATCAACCGTCAGCTGATCTACAACTATCCGGAGGAGATCTTTGCACAGCATGGTATTATGGCAATCGAGCATGCCGATTTTGACGGCATCGAACGCCTTGCAAAGGCCCTCGGGGCGGATGTCGTCTCGACCTTCGAGGATACTACAAACGTGCAGTACGGATTTGCTGAGAAGATCGACGAGGTCATGATTGGCGAGAGCACTGTGATCCGCTTCTCTGGGCTCCCAAAGGGTGAGGCGTGCACGAttgtgctgcgcggcgcgtCGCGCCACATTCTCGATGAGGCAGAGCGCTCCATCCATGATGCAGTGTGCGTAATCTCAGAGATGGTGAAGGAGACACGTACAGTGCTCGGTGCCGGATGCTCCGAGTTCCTCATGGCGAACGCCGTCGAGGAGAAAGCCAAGGCGATCGCAGGGAAGAAGCAACTAGCTATGATAgcgtttgctgctgcgcttcgcaCCCTTCCTGCTATCATTGCAGACAATGCGGGCCTTGATAGCAATGATCTTGTCACACGTCTCCAAACAGAGCACCACCAGGGGCACAAATCGCACGGCATTGATGTTATTTGTGGTGACATTGCTGATGTGAAGACACTCGGCATCACGGAGTCCTACAAGGTGAAGAGTTCTGTTCTGGCGTATGCCTCGGAGGCAGCTGAGATGATCTTGCGTGTGGACAATGTACTCCGCGCCGTGCCGCGTGAGCGCACCCAGTGA
- a CDS encoding cation transporter, putative (TriTrypDB/GeneDB-style sysID: LpmP.27.1270): MHFPIALLGLAASACLVFTYHSARLSGTSIVWFSSFAALLTFFVRLPRVLWSKATACDIPREKSRLLSAGACALLFVSGTYGLTTLGALRFACACACTAGAHHIAQLRRSQRHTKIACTVLSYIILVFTSDPGKQNRTLMLYGLLGVFASACAVSLSMKEIVTKAGQTAFLFAACGLSLMGFIITLLQRKPIVENEMLLLLAFCISGIVLAGCFTAGLRLQGSVTTFVAAIAGMSAASVVCGEKVFPAVSDWESLALLTSAGLIFVAHKGLTFADASVVSLNVAPLNSAQMLKKTKQHCGNNSVIVTLLSNPREYKLFVFLLLTVVIMLLEFFYGLAVNSLGLVSDSFHMMLDGTSIMIGLYAAHAASWLPDEKTHPFGYARYEVFGGFVNGILLLFIALYVMVESVQRFLDPPEIEGPYLLLVSVTGLAVNVVGVLFFHDAHGHSHSALHEDGGGHVDHNMRGVYLHILADLLGSVSVIISSILMYMFGLWIADPICSAISAILVLLSAFPLLEETGRVLLLSAPSYERNYSNELRKVLLETALLQDVESPKLWMHSTAPRELTICTVAGKLRNNTDYTSAREKITETVTAHMLRHLDVHNVSLVLHLE; the protein is encoded by the coding sequence ATGCATTTTCCCATAGCACTTCTGGGTCTTGCGGCTTCCGCATGTCTTGTTTTTACCTACCACTCTGCGAGATTGTCTGGCACAAGCATTGTGTGGTTTAGCTCTTTTGCGGCATTGCTGACATTCTTCGTGCGACTTCCACGCGTTCTTTGGTCGAAGGCAACAGCGTGCGATATTCCTCGTGAAAAAAGCCGCTTGCTGTCAGCAGGCGCATGCGCTCTTCTTTTTGTGAGCGGCACTTACGGCCTGACCACGCTTGGCGCGTTACGTtttgcgtgtgcatgtgcctgCACCGCGGGCGCGCATCATATTGCTCAACTCCGAAGAAGCCAGCGACACACAAAGATAGCATGTACCGTTCTTAGTTATATCATCTTAGTTTTCACATCAGATCCAGGTAAGCAAAATCGCACACTCATGCTTTATGGATTGCTAGGGGTCTTTGCTTCAGCATGTGCGGTTTCTCTTTCTATGAAGGAGATAGTCACTAAAGCTGGTCAAACAGCGTTTCTTTTTGCTGCTTGTGGTCTAAGTCTTATGGGGTTTATAATCACACTTCTGCAACGCAAGCCGATTGTTGAGAATGAAATGCTACTGTTGCTTGCTTTCTGTATTTCTGGGATTGTTTTAGCGGGCTGCTTCACTGCGGGTCTGAGATTACAGGGGAGCGTTACCACTTTTGTGGCTGCAATCGCTGGTATGTCAGCTGCATCAGTCGTTTGCGGTGAGAAAGTTTTCCCTGCTGTGAGCGACTGGGAGAGCCTCGCTTTACTAACTTCTGCTGGTCTTATTTTTGTCGCGCACAAAGGACTGACTTTTGCGGACGCCTCTGTAGTATCCCTGAATGTCGCTCCTCTTAACTCAGCGCAGATGTTGAAGAAAACGAAGCAACACTGTGGAAATAACAGTGTTATTGTGACTTTACTCTCTAATCCAAGGGAGTACAaactttttgtttttcttttatTAACAGTGGTAATCATGCTTTTGGAGTTTTTTTACGGTCTTGCAGTGAACTCTTTAGGACTGGTTTCGGATTCATTTCACATGATGCTGGATGGAACATCCATTATGATTGGTCTATacgcagcgcacgctgcgTCGTGGCTACCAGACGAAAAAACGCATCCTTTTGGCTATGCACGATATGAGGTTTTTGGTGGATTTGTAAATGGgattcttcttctttttatCGCTCTGTATGTGATGGTTGAATCCGTACAGAGATTCCTGGATCCACCCGAAATCGAGGGTCCATACTTGCTTCTTGTTTCCGTCACTGGGCTAGCTGTAAATGTTGTAGGGGTTTTGTTTTTTCACGATGCACATGGCCACAGCCATTCAGCTTTGCATGAAGATGGTGGTGGCCATGTGGATCACAACATGCGGGGGGTTTATCTGCATATTCTTGCAGATTTGCTAGGTAGTGTTAGCGTGATAATCTCGAGTATTTTGATGTATATGTTTGGGCTCTGGATTGCGGATCCAATTTGCAGTGCAATAAGTGCGATCCTAGTTCTACTCTCGGCGTTTCCACTACTGGAAGAAACAGGGCGAGTTCTTCTTCTATCTGCACCAAGCTATGAACGCAATTATTCCAATGAATTACGCAAAGTACTTCTCGAAACAGCTTTGCTGCAAGATGTTGAATCTCCAAAGTTGTGGATGCACTCAACTGCTCCACGTGAACTTACAATTTGTACCGTGGCAGGAAAACTACGTAATAATACTGATTACACAAGCGCAAGAGAAAAAATTACGGAAACAGTAACAGCTCATATGCTGCGCCACTTGGATGTTCATAATGTTAGCTTGGTACTGCACCTCGAGTAA
- a CDS encoding ubiquitin hydrolase, putative (TriTrypDB/GeneDB-style sysID: LpmP.27.1280) codes for MFKIDYKISYDEFVKTIYHHARKYEIKVADPHKQCVTVNALITKAKEEESKRHYANAYYYVNKCLLFFDKEENPVNFTQSDPSTKKIFSEALDLEAKLKRKELPIEYNAMIEEIDRREPERRRIVAQQLEPDSRDANGNKEFSESVDVHLTRRQQLLSSESNSVDELLQRLRWTSVPDMRYVTQRTVFNHPPGSPTHDLISASEPSPVPVYPTPPDRNARPGLVSHSNYTVCVLNQSSAPLSVQRRGIVNLGNTCYMNSVLQVLNSTQLGQYFLTDDYVSHLTAIKGKLTRLINSFSFVIRELNRADCNFSVSASPFKAALGDYYEGFQNSSQQDANEFLRVLLDGIHSALNMNERNRVTFPEIDNSKGTDDELARRYWAQYYQKNSSIIVDYCAFQERSAIVCPSCNHQSRSFNVSLSIEIPIPQTSSKVSLDDCFATYCREEILDNASMYMCPNCHQKVNARKQLLFYSVPPVLFITLKRFRCYGDFTSASKVNSTVFFSKTLSIAPYMCSMFSKTKYNLVGIVNHQGNMHGGHYTADAVGADGVWCHFSDERVTKADVADNNLAYILCYVR; via the coding sequence ATGTTCAAGATTGACTACAAGATTTCCTATGACGAGTTTGTCAAAACAATTTACCATCATGCACGTAAGTACGAGATAAAGGTTGCCGATCCCCATAAACAATGCGTTACTGTTAACGCACTCATCACTAAAGccaaggaagaagagagcaaacgaCACTACGCCAACGCGTACTACTATGTCAACAAATGCCTTTTATTTTTTGATAAGGAAGAGAACCCTGTTAACTTCACTCAAAGTGACCCATCAACGAAGAAGATCTTTAGTGAGGCCCTTGACCTTGAGGCTAAGCTGAAGCGAAAGGAGCTGCCGATCGAGTACAATGCTATGATTGAGGAAATCGACCGGAGGGAGCCGGAGCGCCGTCGCATCGTAGCCCAGCAGTTGGAGCCGGACAGCCGTGATGCTAACGGAAACAAGGAGTTTTCAGAGTCTGTAGATGTGCACTTGACAAGGCGACAACAATTGCTGTCTTCGGAGAGTAACAGTGTAGATGAGCTGTTGCAGCGACTGCGCTGGACTTCGGTGCCTGACATGAGGTACGTCACTCAACGTACTGTTTTCAATCACCCGCCTGGTTCACCAACGCATGACCTTATCTCTGCATCCGAACCATCTCCCGTGCCAGTATATCCTACACCACCAGATAGAAACGCTCGTCCTGGCCTGGTCTCACATAGCAACTACACAGTCTGTGTCCTGAATCAGTCAAGTGCCCCTTTGTCTGTGCAACGAAGGGGAATTGTAAATCTTGGCAACACATGCTACATGAATAGCGTTCTACAAGTACTCAATTCGACACAGTTAGGTCAGTACTTTCTCACTGACGACTATGTGTCCCACCTAACTGCAATAAAGGGGAAATTGACTCGCTTGATCAACTCATTTAGCTTTGTCATCCGTGAGCTTAATCGTGCTGATTGTAATTTCTCAGTCAGTGCGTCGCCGTTCAAAGCTGCCCTAGGTGACTATTACGAGGGGTTTCAAAACTCGAGTCAGCAAGATGCAAATGAGTTTCTGCGCGTTCTGTTGGATGGCATTCACAGTGCACTGAATATGAACGAGCGTAATAGAGTTACGTTTCCTGAGATCGACAATTCTAAAGGAACTGATGACGAACTTGCGCGACGCTACTGGGCACAGTACTATCAGAAGAATTCATCCATAATTGTTGACTACTGCGCGTTTCAAGAGCGGAGTGCCATTGTCTGCCCCTCCTGCAACCATCAGTCACGCTCTTTCAATGTTTCTCTCAGCATCGAAATACCTATTCCGCAGACCTCGTCAAAGGTTTCACTCGATGACTGCTTTGCCACGTACTGCCGAGAAGAGATTTTAGACAATGCCTCTATGTACATGTGCCCTAACTGTCATCAGAAGGTGAACGCCCGCAAACAATTGCTATTTTATTCAGTACCACCAGTGCTATTCATCACTCTGAAGCGTTTTCGCTGCTACGGCGACTTCACCAGTGCTTCGAAAGTCAACTCGACCGTTTTTTTTAGTAAAACGCTGAGCATTGCGCCGTACATGTGCTCTATGTTCTCAAAGACAAAGTACAATTTGGTGGGAATTGTCAATCACCAAGGTAACATGCATGGTGGTCACTACACTGCAGatgctgttggtgctgatGGCGTGTGGTGCCACTTTAGCGACGAGAGGGTGACAAAAGCGGACGTGGCAGATAATAACCTGGCCTATATTCTCTGTTACGTGCGTTGA
- a CDS encoding hypothetical protein (TriTrypDB/GeneDB-style sysID: LpmP.27.1290): MQSRGSYFTGEEGRLDYEPRSSRHVKERLPHSSQTHSSRVSLQKNVQPYAYTVSTYPHGINKKESRSPSRAEVTRQARVLSPPLTQHGSQVLSPSRLRYVGAPLTKRISPSDFLREACAAKSHQQSSSQGLLASLKHLKASNASPMSHESVSIVVPCAFHPLLQQALLLIEAAEVEERLAFFQEERDAFDSVIVLFSIAREIEAIRIAAFEMFHIERASRRALKRQERHERRILRLWFSESYGDALLSEEVRIIRRQSEESKSTFAFSPSHLQSKSLRQLSQDVFDVSAAWIGSPSSRKVPCSQKSGNTARYVGLSSFQPVWQRESIGNPSPTSSCDEVLHKSTRALLPKSSKSYFPHPVGSPHLLHKSSDSVNVADKFQYYREYGDHRLSSFGDIETDLEDRIARQKTLLVPGRQLLK; the protein is encoded by the coding sequence ATGCAATCAAGGGGAAGTTATTTTACTGGGGAAGAAGGCAGGCTTGATTACGAGCCTCGTAGTTCCCGTCACGTGAAGGAGAGACTCCCTCACTCTTCTCAGACTCACTCATCAAGGGTATCTTTGCAAAAAAATGTGCAACCGTATGCCTACACAGTGAGCACTTACCCACATGGAATTaataaaaaagaaagcaggaGCCCGTCTCGAGCAGAAGTGACGCGCCAAGCACGCGTTttgtctccccctctcacgcAACATGGGTCACAGGTGTTGTCGCCATCACGACTTCGCTATGTAGGAGCCCCACTGACGAAACGCATCAGCCCGAGTGATTTCCTTCGCGAAGCGTGTGCAGCAAAGTCTCATCAGCAAAGCTCATCTCAAGGTCTTCTAGCTTCATTAAAGCATCTCAAAGCATCAAACGCTTCCCCAATGAGTCATGAGTCGGTCAGCATAGTTGTACCTTGTGCGTTTCACCCACTGTTGCAACAAGCGTTGCTGCTTATCGAAGCTGCGGAGGTCGAAGAACGCTTGGCGTTTTttcaagaagagagggatgcCTTTGATTCAGTAATAGTCTTATTCAGTATAGCAAGGGAAATAGAGGCTATTCGTATTGCCGCCTTTGAAATGTTCCACATCGAAAGGGCGTCCCGACGAGCTCTCAAGCGTCAAGAAAGACATGAACGACGGATTCTCCGGCTTTGGTTTAGTGAGAGCTACGGAGACGCTCTGCTCTCCGAGGAAGTGCGGATAATTCGACGGCAATCCGAGGAATCGAAAAGTACGTTTGCTTTCTCGCCTTCGCACTTGCAAAGCAAATCATTGCGGCAACTATCACAGGATGTTTTCGACGTGTCTGCAGCTTGGATTGGTTCTCCCTCATCGAGAAAAGTGCCTTGCTCACAAAAAAGCGGAAATACCGCTCGCTATGTTGGATTGTCCTCTTTTCAACCGGTGTGGCAAAGGGAAAGCATTGGAAATCCTTCTCCTACGAGCAGCTGTGATGAAGTGCTGCACAAATCGACTCGAGCGTTGTTGCCAAAGTCATCAAAATCTTACTTTCCACACCCCGTCGGCTCACCTCATTTGCTACACAAGTCTAGTGACTCAGTAAATGTTGCAGATAAGTTTCAGTATTATCGCGAGTACGGTGATCATCGTCTGAGTTCGTTTGGAGACATTGAGACCGACTTGGAAGATAGAATTGCAAGACAAAAGACTTTGTTGGTGCCTGGTAGGCAGCTATTGAAGTAG
- a CDS encoding hypothetical protein (TriTrypDB/GeneDB-style sysID: LpmP.27.1300) codes for MRRCYKLQALPGVLSILSDVAQPRTSTSYHELLRNSRLPAQPLLFLPPPRWAAELSRVLRRTFPEMVQYHHTRFLPVFVHPSFTTTAGASGTMQPLVAIGESLLERISGLWILATFEGIRREEYASLLALLTSDTALCRVLRDHWRLEHMVLTDTSADLFSRQRLSSTKGLMRWLSSQGNAGGAQSLPEPYGASCVKAMAAAVLLEHGNDAAERFVKSEVLPYVL; via the coding sequence ATGCGTCGGTGCTACAAGCTTCAGGCGCTCCCAGGAGTGCTGAGTATCTTGTCGGACGTGGCGCAGCCCCGCACCTCAACTTCTTATCACGAGCTTCTGCGGAACTCACGTCTCCCTGCTCAGCCGTTGCTTTttcttccaccacctcgaTGGGCGGCGGAACTGTCGCGGGTACTTCGCAGAACCTTCCCCGAGATGGTACAGTATCATCACACTCGTTTTTTACCGGTGTTTGTGCATCCAAGTTTCACCACAACTGCCGGTGCATCTGGCACGATGCAGCCGCTTGTCGCCATCGGCGAGTCGCTCTTGGAGCGGATCAGTGGCTTGTGGATACTGGCCACGTTCGAGGGCATTCGACGTGAGGAGTACGCTTCCCTGCTTGCATTGCTAACCAGCGACACCGCACTATGCCGAGTCCTGCGTGATCACTGGCGCTTGGAGCACATGGTGCTCACGGATACCTCTGCTGACCTCTTCTCACGCCAGCGTCTCAGTTCCACTAAAGGACTCATGCGCTGGCTTTCTTCGCAAGGGAACGCGGGTGGAGCACAATCGCTTCCCGAGCCGTATGGCGCAAGTTGTGTCAAAGCGATGGCTGCCGCAGTGCTTTTAGAGCACGGCAACGACGCGGCGGAGCGCTTTGTGAAGTCAGAGGTGCTTCCTTACGTGTTGTAA
- a CDS encoding hypothetical protein (TriTrypDB/GeneDB-style sysID: LpmP.27.1310) encodes MSTMVDSTVEAADPALLSSQPFIMAHEEEAPRRKPSEELLAERLQELKKYRYAIPDDPETDASGASAYLAVCTELAKTTGVKGPTNSIAKDLAAESEVLDLSYAGLGVKGCAALAAALRVTSAVQSLILVGNYITPSAALEVVSAINYARIIHSLNLSKNQIGRVEAMRKGAHTVTTVSGGAVVNEALAPGSTLRSLTLSDNYLSDTDVADFSDTLAENITLHELDLSYNRIGFVGATELAKVLSRNGDLRVLNVEWNPLRAAGAYLLLSEGLLQNNTIKECNLSSCGLDDKCGQLVARVISENAIEEVIIANNRIGRVGAEAIARTLPSTSALTTLVIDGNPIGDSGSAALLDVALSGSVSTLRVISLQHCSCNDPSIIQRGQEASSATLTIRISESV; translated from the coding sequence ATGTCCACTATGGTGGACTCCACCGTCGAGGCGGCTGACCCCGCCTTGTTATCCTCTCAGCCTTTCATTATGGCGCACGAAGAGGAAGCGCCGCGGAGAAAACCATCAGAGGAGTTGCTCGCAGAGCGGCTACAAGAACTCAAGAAATATCGGTACGCCATTCCTGACGATCCCGAGACCGACGCTTCTGGAGCTAGCGCTTACCTGGCGGTTTGCACGGAACTAGCCAAGACGACCGGTGTAAAAGGTCCAACGAATTCTATCGCGAAAGATCTGGCCGCCGAGAGCGAGGTACTAGACTTATCATACGCAGGGTTAGGTGTGAAGGgatgcgcagcgctggccGCCGCCCTTCGTGTTACGTCGGCAGTGCAGTCGCTGATTCTGGTCGGCAATTACATTACTCCGtccgcagcgctggaggtggtgagcgCCATAAACTATGCGCGTATCATTCACTCTCTGAACCTGTCGAAGAATCAGATAGGCcgcgtggaggcgatgcggaAGGGTGCACATACCGTGACCACCGTctccggcggcgctgtggtaAACGAGGCACTCGCCCCTGGCAGCACACTGCGCTCTTTGACGCTCTCGGACAACTACCTCAGTGACACCGACGTCGCTGACTTTTCGGACACCCTAGCTGAGAACATCACTCTGCACGAGTTGGACTTGAGCTACAACCGCATCGGCTTTGTTGGAGCGACGGAGCTGGCCAAGGTACTGTCCCGAAACGGCGACTTGCGCGTACTAAACGTCGAATGGAACCCCCTGCGAGCCGCAGGGGCGTACCTCCTGCTCTCTGAAGGGCTGCTGCAGAACAACACCATCAAGGAGTGCAACCTGAGCTCTTGTGGGCTAGACGACAAGTGCGGGCAATTGGTGGCACGCGTCATATCAGAGAATGCCATCGAGGAGGTGATCATCGCCAACAACCGTATTGGCCGCGTGGGTGCAGAGGCCATCGCTCGCACCCTGCCGTCTACGTCTGCGTTGACTACGCTGGTCATAGATGGCAACCCCATCGGTGACTCAGGaagtgcagcactgctggaTGTGGCTTTGAGCGGCAGCGTTTCCACGCTTCGCGTGATAAGTTTGCAACACTGTAGCTGCAATGACCCCTCCATCATCCAACGCGGGCAGGAGGCCTCCAGCGCAACTCTCACCATTCGTATTTCTGAGAGCGTGTAg